Genomic DNA from Klebsiella variicola:
GGCGCACATCAAAAACGATGCCGCGCTGCGCGAAGCGAAGCCGGGGATCCGCGTCATCGACCTGACGCCGGCGGCGATTGGCCCGTACTGCGTACCGGTGGTCAACCTCGCGGCCAATCTCCATCAGGGCAACGTCAATATGGTGACCTGCGGCGGGCAGGCGACCATCCCAATGGTCGCCGCGGTCTCGCGAGTGGCGAAGGTGCATTACGCGGAGATCGTGGCCTCGATCGCCAGCCAATCCGCCGGACCGGGCACTCGGGCCAATATTGACGAATTTACCGAAACCACCTCGCAGGCGATTGAAAAAGTCGGCGGCGCGGGCAAGGGCAAAGCGATTATTGTACTGAACCCGGCGGAGCCGCCGCTGATGATGCGCGATACCGTCTACGTACTGAGCGAGCTGGCGTCGCAGGAGGCGATTGCCGCCTCGATCGCCGAAATGGCGGCGGCAGTGCAGGCTTACGTCCCAGGCTACCGGCTGAAGCAGCAGGTGCAGTTTGAGGTTATCCCCGAGGATAAGCCGGTCAACCTGCCCGGCGTCGGCTGTTTTTCCGGCCTGAAAACCGCGGTTTACCTCGAAGTGGAAGGAGCGGCGCACTATCTGCCAGCGTACGCGGGCAACCTCGATATTATGACCTCGGCGGCGCTGGCGACGGCGGAGCAAATGGCCGGGGCAATGCACAGCGCGGCGGGAGCGACAGCATGAACGGTAAAAAACTTTATATCTCGGACGTGACGCTGCGCGATGGCATGCACGCC
This window encodes:
- the mhpF gene encoding acetaldehyde dehydrogenase, whose product is MRKRKVAIIGSGNIGTDLMIKILRHGQHLEMTVMVGIDPQSDGLARARRMGVATTHEGVGGLMQMAEFADIDFVFDATSAGAHIKNDAALREAKPGIRVIDLTPAAIGPYCVPVVNLAANLHQGNVNMVTCGGQATIPMVAAVSRVAKVHYAEIVASIASQSAGPGTRANIDEFTETTSQAIEKVGGAGKGKAIIVLNPAEPPLMMRDTVYVLSELASQEAIAASIAEMAAAVQAYVPGYRLKQQVQFEVIPEDKPVNLPGVGCFSGLKTAVYLEVEGAAHYLPAYAGNLDIMTSAALATAEQMAGAMHSAAGATA